In the Nerophis ophidion isolate RoL-2023_Sa linkage group LG19, RoL_Noph_v1.0, whole genome shotgun sequence genome, cattcacctggggataggtccctcccacctccaaagacatgcacctggggataggtccctcccacctccaaagacatgcacctggggatgggcccctcccacttccaaagacattcacctggggataggcccctcccaccctccaaagacatgcacctgggaataggcccctcccacttccaaagacatgcacctggggataagcccctcccacctccaaagacatgcacctgggaataggcccctcccacttccaaagacatgcacctggggataggtccctcccacctccaaagacatgcacctggggataggcccctcccacctccaaagacatgcacctggggataggcccctcccacctccaaagacatgcacctgggaataggcccctcccacttccaaagacatgcacctggggataggtccctcccacctccaaagacatgcacctggggataggttgattggcaacactaaattggcccgagtgtgtgaatgtgagtgtgaatgttgtttgtctatctgtgttggtcatgtgatgacgtggcgacttgtccagggtgtaccccgccttccgcccgattgtagctgagataggcaccatcgccccccgctactccaaagagaataagctgtagaaaatggatggatgctgttgttgtttacttgagtcatattgcagtccacacatatctcttgtgtttgactgccatctactgatcacacttgtcattacaccatgtaccgaataaaatagcttcgaggtcggtaagcaaaaccagaattattccggacattaggcgcactgtcgagttttgagggggacaaaaaggattttaagtgcgcctttatagtccggaaaatacggtagctaACATGTCTGAGTTTTACCTTTTTTGACATCACATGACTTCAAAAGCGAGGCCACGTCGGTTGCAGTTTactgtagaacaggggtagggaacctatggctctagatgactcttttgatgactgcatctggctctcagataaatcttagctaacattgcttaacatgatcagtaatgaataattccgctggtaatcacagtgttaaaaataacgttcaaaatataaaacattctcatgcattttaatccatccatccgtttactaccgcacctgttcaacaagtattattggttctgcttcaaaataacaatgttatcaaaggggaacattatcacaatttcagaaggattaaaaccaataaaaatcagttcccagtggcttactttatttttcgaagtttttctcaaaatgttacccatcgcgcaatatcccgaaaactggcttcaaagtgcctgatttacaccatcgctatatccacccatctattgtcctgtgacgtcacttcgtgaagccaccaaaaaaaacatggcggatagcacggaaaggtatagcatagtagctcggattcagactcggacttcagcgccgtaagcgattcaacagattacacgtgtattgaaacggatggttagagtgtggaggcaggtaccgaaaacgaaattaaagaagaaacagaagcttttgagccgtatcatgacagacagcgacacgggaggaagcgcagacgaattcggcgatcgccttctaaccaacgattggtatgtgtttgtttggcattaaatgtggatggagggaaatgtagctacaaattaggcataatgatgcaacatggacatacagctagcctaaatagcatgttagcatcgataagcttgcagtcatgccgtgaccaaatatgtctgattagcacactacacataagtcagtaacatcaaaaaaactcacttttgtgatttcgttgactttattgttggaaattaacctgctttgagtgtcgcaggatatccacacattcttgccatctctgtgccatctagcttagctgtcgtcggtaaagtgtgcggaacaaacgagggactttcgcatcttttgaccactgttgcaacttgaatccgtctctgttggtgttgttagaccctccgacaacacaccgacgaggcatgatgtctccaaggtacggaaaacagtcgaaaaaacggaaaatagagctgatttgacttggtgtgtgtaatgtgtttgagaaaatggcgggtcgcttcccgtgggtgaaaggtcatcgctccgacaggcgaacaattgaaaggcgtttaaatcgccaaattcacctttttagagttcggaaatcggttaaaaaagcaTGTGGTCttcttttctgcaacatcaaggtatatattgacgcttacacaggtctgctgataatgtgaagtgaattatatttatatagcgtttttctcgagtgactctaagcgctttacatagtgaaacccaatatctaagttccatttaaaccagtgtgggtggcactgggattaggtgggtaaagtgccttgcccaaggacacaacggcagtgactaggatggcgaaagcgggaatcgaacctggaaccctcaaattgctggcatggccgctctaccaaacgagctataccgcccctttaaaaagaatgagagacttaatatactctaaaaatgttggtcttacttaaaaatgcccatatttagttgtattcagtgttaaaaaaaatattatatgcctctcatggaaatacattttaaaatatttggctttcatggctctctcagccaaaaaaggttccagacccctgctgtagaacatTAAAAAGTCCCGTTTGCTGAATTAGGGGACTTAATGAGCAGACAATTGAGTAATACATGAACATTAATGCCTGTGTGACATTTGGAGATGGTTctggagcaggggtgcccattacgtcgatcgcgagctaccagtcgaccgcggggggtgtgtcagtcgatctccagccaggcttttaaaaaaaatagacctaaaaatgagtgatcatcaatcttcaccaagacgtcacttaaatgacattcacggtaccggagggtcttgtgagatgacgctggctgctgcaagatcattattatgaaaatatgaccgagaggaaggcgagaaacactttttatttcaacagactctcgcgccgtaccttccgtcaaaactctaaaggccgactgcacatttcctatcttcacaataaaagccctgcttcatgctgcctgcgctaactaaatacagagtctcggaaaactggcgtgcacaagcgatccctcagaaagctggcgtgcacatcacttgtgcacgccagctttctgagactcttattttgttagcgcaggcagcatgaagcagggcttttattgtgaagataggaaatgtgcagtcggcctttagagttttgacggaagggacggcgccaaagtctgttgaaataaaaagtgtttctcgccttcctctctgtcattttttcataataatgaactggcagcagccagcgtcatctcacaagaccctcgggtgccgtgaatgtcaatcaagcaagctacggaatttgccgccaatgtttttcttgtaaagtgtacggaagctggatgaattagatgccaaaaaccaaccactttcatgtggtattgtacagaaaggacaactttttttctcctccatttgaaaatgtgggcgttatcatcattactgtctgattccaatcaatgcgagtcatcagaatcaggtaatacaccaacttatattcttgtcttggtgaaagaaagacatctatatgtgttacacatgcttgtattatcattaaacacatttaacttgtttacaaaaatgtctctttcataaataaataaatataaatgatatatataaatgaggtagatcccctcgggttggtcaattgaaaagtagctcgcctgcagaaaaagtgtgggcacccctgttctggAGTGTCATTCAGGTCTCATTTTTGTTCCTCAGAGATGCTGGAGCACACGTTTAGGTCGCTGCACTTCAACGTGACCTTGCACAAATGTCTGAGTGTTGCTCAGACGGTCTCAGTGCTCAGAGGTCTAGCCCAGGGAAGTAAGGAGCTCAAGGGCGATGGCTTCGTCTGCTGCGTCATTAGCCGCACCACCGCCACTCATCTCCTGGCCACGGATCCATCCGATGAGAGCCTCCTGCTGGACGATCTTAGCCGTCAGTTCGCCGGTGACGTGTGTTCCGCGCTGGTCGACAAGCCCAAACTCTTCTTCATCCAGGGCTACCGGGTCCCGGAGTTCCAGCCCCTCGCCGGATCCAATCCACAGGATGAGGATTTGGACACGGACGCCGGTGTTTGTCCGGCGGGTCCCAGTTCAATCCCGTCGCGTGCGGATGTGTTCTGGAGTCACTGCTGGACCGGAGAAGACCAGCTGCAGCAAGAACCACATCGCTCCGTTTACCTGCAGGCGTTGACGGACGCCGTGCTCAGAGGCCAGAGGGGGTAGATCTTCCTCACGGATGGAAAGTACATTCTTCTTGTTTGAAAAGGAGCTTAAACACGTGTTTGTGTTCTGACAGGAGCAGACACCTGGTGGATCTGCACCTGGAGGTGAACGGAGCCGTCTTtacacacaacagcaggtaccctGGGCAGGAGTATCACATCGATCTGAAACACACTTTAAGAAAGGAGCTTTACTTCTAGACTTCCAACTACTGCCAGGCAGCTGGCttatattatacaaatatgtcttttttaaaggcctactgacatgagattttcttataaacggggatagcaggtccattctatgtgtcatacttcatcatttcgcgatattgacatatttttgctgaaaggatttagtagagaacatcgacaataaagttcgcaacttttggtcgctaataaaaaagccttgcctgtaccggaagtagcagacgatgtgcgcgtgacgtcacgggttgtggagctcctcacatctgaacattgtttacaatcatggccaccagcagctagagcgattcggaccgagaaagcgatgatttccccattaatttgaacaagGATGAAAAATTCGTTGATAagggaaatttagagtgaaggactaggaaaaaaaaaagtaaaaaaaaaggaaaaggcgattgcagtgggagcaattcagatgttattagacacatttattaggataattcggGCAAATCccttagcggtatagctcggttggtagagtggccgtgccagcaacttgagggttgcaggttccattcccgcttccgccatcctagtcactgccgttgtgtccttgggcaagacactttatacCACCttctcccaatgccacccacactggtttaaatgtaacttagatattgggtttcactatgtaaagcgctttgagtcactagagaaaagcgctatataaatataattcacttcacaattcacttatctgcttattgagttgctggtgttttagtgagattaaatagtacctgaaatgtcggaggggtgtggccacgggtgtgttgaccgccagtgtctctgagggaagtcacgcagctgcagctgatgtctccggtaagagccgacttattaccacaattttctcaccgaaaactgccggtcgacatgtaatcggtatccatgttcgcttgagcgctctgttccatagtaaagcttcaccttcgggaattttaaacaaggaaaactgtgtgtttgtgtggctaaaggctaaaagcttcccacctacatctttcttctttgacgtctccattattaattgaacaaattgcaaaagattcagcaacacagatgtccagaatactgtggaattatgcgattaaagcagactacttatagcttggatcggggttggaaaataatgtccgctacaacccgagacgtcaaacgcacacgtcatcatactgcgacgttttcaacaagaaactcccggaaaatttaaaattgcaatttagtcaactaaaaaggccgtattggcatgtgttgcaatgttaatatttcataattgatatataaactatcagactgcgtggtcgctagtagtggctttcagtaggactttaaaattatttttagggcgtccgtgccagcaacttgagggtttcaggttcgattcccacttccgccatcctagtcactgccgttgtgtccttgggcaagaaccTTTACCaaacctgctcccaatgccacccacactggtttaacctCCGTCTTGTGTAACactgacccgttttagtttttaaatgcatcaaagaaccacataaatatatttttttgcattaagGCTTTTTGagtttgtcaggaacctctatttcaactaccgtatttccttgaattgccgccggggcgctaattattttaaaaccttttctcactccggcgctttccaaaggcatgtggtaaatttaggcctgcgcttaaaaaattgagtgtgatgtaaggatactatcatgaaaagcacatttaattaaaaaaaagttatcatggtcttacctttacttataaatgaagtccatgcgcagctccttctgatcaaaagcatcgataacttgtttgtagaagtcttcctcatctttcttcagttttaaaagtctctctgtctcgatggagatcttcctttattacctcctgcttcgattgaaagtccagtttagaaaactgtttattttagatatgtaatcctccatgttaaaagtgcaagccagaggaaaaaataaacaatcgctgctcactcttggtgcttgttgtcacttcttctgcagccgagtagtcgcaagaaggatcactagcgccctctaccaccaggaggcgggagtcatttaatgactcatatttgacacacgcagctacggtatattgataaaacatagctgctcactgttctttttagcatattcaatagcttggaccttaaatgactttaaatgctgctacaatcctccttttcaagcttcaaactgtgcatgtttgagctggagggggcgtggcctccagctccagctgaatttcgggagattttcgggagaggcactgaatttcgagAGTCTGGGAGGGTTGGCGAGTATGCCTTAACCTgtatcgggggtcagcaacctgggGCTCCATTTaatgccaccctagtggctccctggagcatttttaaaaaaggattgaaaatggaaaaaaaaatgggggaaaatactttttttgttgtttgagtacaaacatgacacaaaccttcacaCTTGTCAGAAAGTataatatgtttatgtgtatgcttcactgatgagagtattgttttgtcctactaatttcggcggttcttgaacacATACCCAGTgtggagtttgtttacatgtcaaaaTCTTccattccttctttgtctcattttgtccaccaacagttttatactgtgtgtgaatacacaaaggtgagttttgttgatgttattgacttgtgtggagtgctaatcaggcacatttggtcactgcatgactgcaagctaatcaatgcaaacatgctatttaggctagctctctgtacatattgcatcattatgactcatttgtagctatatttgagctcatttaatattctTTACTTGTATTCTCTGTGTATAAAAATTAGTATTGCATGTCTCATgaaacattatctgtatgtaatattggctgcatttcagacagctgtgtgttgttccagaccacagcaaacattacctagcttgccagagattgtaataaatatattaaaagaagacagtctgctgtttccttaaacttggacacacacatttatatgtttggccgttaaaagacagaaatttccagaagttatctcaccttctgagtagcctctgatttactaatgttttctaatgttgcaaaaatatgtagaataaatatataaaatatcaacatgcgacacatagtcattttgatagtaggctattatagctaatatagacactttgcCTTCACTACAAGACTTACAGTATatacagcttttcattttttgcagctccagacggattcgttttttttgtatttttggtccaatgtggatCTTTCAGTGTTTTCGGTTGCTTTAGAGGATCCGTAGTTTTTCTTTGTCTTAATTTGGCCCAAATTAGAATAAGCgcattctgaaaacgtacaaatcccttttttttttttttttttttcattttatttttattgacatccagcatcagacatttctatccatcacatcagtggtcccaaa is a window encoding:
- the LOC133538470 gene encoding CASP8 and FADD-like apoptosis regulator isoform X2, whose translation is MASHQLQCFNTVPDTETSQRIDEISEALSRDERKEALYLCESSHEDNTVASVKETLRSKAMSHGTAGNMFLLELLVHLGRVLMTQLSEDMTSGDVSMLKFLLSNILGRKKREQAKNFLDLVIELEHLGKVSSQRVDILEEYLVHIRRVDLANKLKVYKKSGNTNMLETKVQQTCQSHVNKYKFSSKPRGLCVIIDCVGNDGEMLEHTFRSLHFNVTLHKCLSVAQTVSVLRGLAQGSKELKGDGFVCCVISRTTATHLLATDPSDESLLLDDLSRQFAGDVCSALVDKPKLFFIQGYRVPEFQPLAGSNPQDEDLDTDAGVCPAGPSSIPSRADVFWSHCWTGEDQLQQEPHRSVYLQALTDAVLRGQRGSRHLVDLHLEVNGAVFTHNSRYPGQEYHIDLKHTLRKELYF